A single genomic interval of Nocardioides nitrophenolicus harbors:
- a CDS encoding DNA-3-methyladenine glycosylase I, which translates to MTVALPGPDGRPRCPWSLSPDELPYHDTEWGFPVADDQRLFEKVCLEGFQSGLSWRTILVKRPAFRAAFAGFDFRVVAGFDERDVARLLADAGIVRHRGKIEATINNAGRALDLVEERGSLAAYFWGFEPPLSELGDPQTLTTSPAAVAMSKDLKKRGWRFVGPTTAFAFMQAMGLVNDHVAGCVTRDEVAAARAGFTPPA; encoded by the coding sequence ATGACTGTCGCCCTGCCCGGACCCGACGGCCGGCCCCGCTGTCCGTGGTCCCTGTCGCCCGACGAGCTGCCCTACCACGACACCGAGTGGGGCTTCCCCGTCGCCGACGACCAGCGCCTGTTCGAGAAGGTCTGCCTCGAGGGCTTCCAGTCCGGGCTGAGCTGGCGCACCATCCTGGTCAAGCGCCCCGCCTTCCGGGCCGCCTTCGCCGGCTTCGACTTCCGGGTCGTCGCCGGCTTCGACGAGCGCGACGTGGCCCGGCTGCTCGCCGACGCGGGGATCGTCCGCCACCGCGGCAAGATCGAGGCCACCATCAACAACGCCGGGCGCGCGCTCGACCTGGTCGAGGAGCGGGGCTCCCTCGCGGCCTACTTCTGGGGCTTCGAGCCGCCTCTCTCCGAGCTCGGTGACCCGCAGACGCTCACCACCTCGCCCGCGGCCGTCGCGATGTCGAAGGACCTCAAGAAGCGCGGCTGGAGGTTCGTCGGGCCCACCACCGCGTTCGCGTTCATGCAGGCGATGGGACTGGTCAACGACCACGTCGCCGGCTGCGTCACCCGCGACGAGGTCGCCGCCGCCAGGGCCGGGTTCACGCCCCCGGCGTGA
- a CDS encoding NUDIX hydrolase, with product MADTPEEQVALYGADGRPTGESAPRSVMRARNLRHAATLIVVRNSAGEVYVHRRTDTKDVFPGRYDFAAGGVLQAGEDPYDAAVREAAEELGVTGVELEPIGEDDYADAHTSYHAFAYTCVYDGPIAWQPEEVAWGAWVSPERLREMLATLDFVPDTVAVLGERLTPGA from the coding sequence ATGGCTGACACCCCCGAGGAGCAGGTCGCCCTCTACGGCGCCGACGGCCGCCCGACGGGCGAGTCGGCGCCGCGCTCGGTGATGAGGGCCCGCAACCTGCGGCACGCGGCGACCCTGATCGTGGTCCGCAACAGCGCGGGCGAGGTCTACGTCCACCGGCGCACCGACACCAAGGACGTCTTCCCCGGGCGCTACGACTTCGCGGCCGGCGGCGTGCTCCAGGCCGGCGAGGACCCGTACGACGCCGCCGTGCGCGAGGCGGCCGAGGAGCTCGGGGTGACCGGGGTCGAGCTGGAGCCGATCGGCGAGGACGACTACGCCGACGCGCACACGTCCTACCACGCCTTCGCCTACACCTGCGTGTACGACGGCCCGATCGCCTGGCAGCCCGAGGAGGTCGCCTGGGGTGCGTGGGTGAGTCCGGAGCGGCTCCGGGAGATGCTGGCGACGCTGGACTTCGTGCCGGACACGGTGGCGGTGCTGGGCGAGCGGCTCACGCCGGGGGCGTGA
- a CDS encoding DUF222 domain-containing protein, which produces MFSDLSDATPERLLLAAEDGVRERRAAEVRQLELLLAWADLHSGDPQAEPDAVPVRFGGPRLVDLGGDGTPGVQDLALLEIAIARHEGVLATRNALADAFDLRHRLPAVWAGVRAGRCEVWVVRKVARMSRRLDRAQVRLVDTALAAALDQAPSRILAIAEAKIIEADPIAHHDRIEKNRRLRGVWYPQPRPGSQIDDDTAGGSQAGIGTVFARLDEADALEHARMVANLATALAEHAPPPADGQVPLSMDHWRAEAFAMLADPAAVLTFLSGPAAGDGEDDGPSDAVAAPAAELVVHVALTDADAFGPVARVEGLGPRLLTQVRELLNHHTRRHATVSVTPVIDLHAGRSVSGYEHPTDVKRRTELRTVGDMFPHATGLFTKRGRSPDHDHTTPYDTHGPPGQTGDHNDTPLARHHHRAKTHVPGYTVLQLGPDRWVWGTPHGLYRLVTGGGTRPVTQAEYHLLAGRSLVLMGDLAA; this is translated from the coding sequence ATGTTCTCGGACCTGTCGGACGCCACGCCGGAGCGGCTGCTCCTGGCGGCTGAGGACGGTGTCCGTGAGCGGCGTGCGGCCGAGGTGCGGCAGCTCGAGCTGTTACTGGCCTGGGCCGACCTGCACTCCGGGGACCCGCAGGCCGAGCCCGACGCGGTCCCGGTCAGGTTCGGCGGGCCGCGGCTGGTCGACCTCGGCGGCGACGGCACCCCGGGGGTCCAGGACCTCGCGCTGCTGGAGATCGCGATCGCCCGCCACGAAGGCGTCCTGGCGACCCGCAACGCGCTCGCCGACGCCTTCGACCTGCGCCACCGCCTCCCGGCCGTATGGGCCGGCGTGCGGGCGGGACGCTGCGAGGTGTGGGTGGTGCGCAAGGTCGCGCGGATGTCGCGCAGGCTCGACCGCGCCCAGGTCCGCCTCGTCGACACCGCGCTCGCTGCGGCTCTCGACCAGGCCCCGTCGCGGATCCTGGCCATCGCCGAGGCGAAGATCATCGAGGCCGATCCCATCGCCCACCACGATCGGATCGAGAAGAACCGCCGCCTCCGGGGTGTCTGGTACCCCCAGCCCCGCCCCGGTTCCCAGATCGATGACGACACCGCCGGAGGCAGCCAGGCAGGGATCGGGACCGTGTTCGCCCGCCTCGACGAGGCCGACGCCCTCGAGCACGCCCGGATGGTCGCGAACCTCGCCACCGCGCTGGCCGAGCACGCCCCACCGCCCGCGGACGGCCAGGTGCCGCTGTCGATGGACCACTGGCGGGCCGAGGCCTTCGCGATGCTCGCCGACCCCGCCGCCGTGCTTACCTTCCTCAGCGGCCCCGCCGCCGGCGACGGCGAGGACGATGGACCATCTGATGCCGTCGCGGCCCCGGCCGCCGAGCTGGTCGTCCACGTGGCGCTGACCGACGCCGATGCGTTCGGCCCCGTCGCCCGGGTCGAGGGCCTCGGCCCGCGACTCCTCACCCAGGTCCGCGAGCTCCTCAACCACCACACGCGCCGCCACGCCACCGTCAGCGTGACCCCGGTCATCGACCTCCACGCCGGCAGGTCCGTCAGCGGCTACGAGCACCCCACCGACGTCAAGCGGCGCACCGAGCTGCGCACCGTCGGCGACATGTTCCCCCACGCCACCGGTCTCTTCACCAAGCGCGGCCGGTCACCTGACCACGACCACACCACGCCCTACGACACCCACGGCCCGCCCGGGCAGACCGGCGACCACAACGACACCCCGCTCGCGCGACACCACCACCGGGCCAAGACCCACGTCCCGGGCTACACCGTCCTGCAGCTCGGACCCGACCGTTGGGTCTGGGGTACGCCCCACGGTCTCTACCGCCTCGTCACCGGCGGTGGCACCCGACCCGTCACCCAGGCCGAGTACCACCTGCTCGCCGGGCGGTCACTCGTTCTCATGGGTGACCTGGCGGCCTGA